In Candidatus Babeliales bacterium, one DNA window encodes the following:
- a CDS encoding NAD(P)H-dependent oxidoreductase: protein MFFNFGEYCMSHITRFITIHSIFIMLASMTGCCAEPEQKQKADQSSLASKATAHPMMLYIIVASTRPTKTGVKIAKNIKAMMDKRPEVRTKIINIADYNLPFYTDEVAPADRKEEITNPAFRSWADKVKQAAGYIIVSPEYNYGYPASLKNALDSLYKEWNNKPVGFVGYSGGSSGGASMIAQLRQVARGLKMIPVAAEVKIPQSWKAFNDQGGLANSDVIEKELNIVVNQLLEAQMPRKNE from the coding sequence ATGTTTTTTAATTTTGGAGAATACTGCATGAGCCATATAACAAGATTTATTACCATTCATAGCATTTTTATTATGTTAGCTTCTATGACTGGCTGTTGCGCAGAGCCAGAACAAAAACAAAAGGCAGACCAATCCAGCCTGGCTAGTAAAGCTACGGCGCACCCAATGATGTTGTATATAATCGTCGCAAGCACTCGCCCTACAAAAACTGGGGTAAAAATAGCTAAAAATATCAAAGCAATGATGGATAAGAGACCGGAAGTGAGAACAAAGATTATTAATATTGCAGACTATAATTTACCATTCTATACAGATGAAGTTGCTCCTGCTGACCGTAAGGAAGAAATAACAAATCCAGCATTTAGAAGCTGGGCAGATAAAGTAAAACAAGCTGCTGGTTATATAATTGTTTCACCTGAGTACAATTATGGCTATCCAGCTTCATTAAAAAACGCATTAGATAGTCTTTACAAAGAATGGAATAACAAACCAGTGGGTTTTGTTGGCTATTCAGGAGGTTCATCGGGTGGAGCATCAATGATTGCGCAATTACGCCAAGTTGCTCGCGGATTAAAAATGATACCAGTTGCTGCAGAAGTTAAGATTCCTCAATCATGGAAGGCATTTAACGACCAAGGCGGCTTAGCTAATTCTGATGTTATTGAAAAAGAACTAAATATCGTTGTAAATCAACTTCTTGAGGCCCAGATGCCACGAAAGAATGAATAA
- the sppA gene encoding signal peptide peptidase SppA, with protein MKFFDFVKNLFILLIFVQVAPALFSNIRKQYNKYVSPQTQVGIIKFSSAIYDSAPYNKQLHDLFTNNDIKAILLEFECPGSAAGSGQIIHNELQQLKKQYRKPVIALVENICASGGYYIASAADHIIAPGCSIIGSIGVTLPYFLQFKDFGEQFKIHHIPMKSGTYKDATNPLVNITDADKAMLQNVLDDSHQQFIADVAHNRALSPATAAQWGDGQLFSGRQALKLGLIDEIGSAHNAIAIIKKKAIIEGEIEWVKQAPKSGLAALFGDSDSQDDQTLFHALINKIRMLCTSLFHEIAITNRSYIA; from the coding sequence ATGAAGTTCTTCGATTTCGTAAAAAACCTGTTTATATTGCTTATTTTCGTTCAAGTGGCCCCTGCGCTTTTTAGTAACATACGTAAACAATACAACAAATACGTCTCTCCTCAAACACAGGTTGGTATTATCAAATTCTCGAGCGCTATCTATGATTCTGCCCCCTACAATAAACAATTACATGATCTTTTTACGAACAATGATATAAAAGCAATTTTACTTGAATTTGAATGTCCGGGAAGCGCTGCCGGTTCAGGCCAAATTATTCATAATGAACTGCAACAACTCAAAAAACAGTATCGTAAGCCAGTGATTGCACTAGTAGAAAACATTTGTGCTTCAGGCGGCTACTACATCGCCTCCGCTGCTGACCATATTATTGCGCCTGGTTGTTCAATCATCGGTTCTATTGGCGTAACGCTGCCATACTTTCTCCAATTTAAAGACTTTGGAGAACAGTTTAAGATTCATCATATACCAATGAAATCGGGAACATATAAGGACGCTACCAATCCTTTGGTAAATATCACCGATGCAGACAAAGCAATGCTACAAAACGTTTTAGACGATTCACATCAACAATTTATCGCTGACGTAGCGCATAATAGAGCATTATCCCCTGCAACCGCAGCCCAATGGGGAGATGGACAGCTATTTTCTGGACGCCAAGCACTAAAACTTGGTCTTATTGATGAAATTGGATCTGCTCACAATGCAATTGCTATTATCAAAAAGAAAGCGATTATAGAAGGTGAAATTGAGTGGGTAAAACAAGCTCCTAAATCCGGCCTTGCTGCTCTTTTTGGCGATTCTGATTCACAAGACGATCAAACATTATTCCATGCATTAATAAACAAAATACGCATGTTATGCACTTCCCTTTTTCATGAGATAGCAATAACCAATAGAAGTTATATCGCATAA
- the mreC gene encoding rod shape-determining protein MreC — MKKQIFFGVIFCAVCILATAQFFFHESKFFENSASMMLHPFLVAHSYVTAPINRVLIYFRSIDELQHKNRILEQEKDDALEQLVVLQAQEKFLVDTDELSAFKNRYDFSYAMLSQVLLKNFSEQEHFFLIEGGSNQGVEKNMVAIYKNNLIGRVEEVFPTYSKVLLVTDRSCKVSAYCGQSHALGIYEGSNQKQVGTVTHVSHLLSIQEGDLVISSGDGLIFPQGFALGRITYCRVNGLVYDVITQPLCDITSIGYCYLMKKGSA; from the coding sequence GTGAAAAAGCAGATATTTTTTGGAGTAATTTTTTGTGCAGTATGTATTCTAGCGACTGCACAATTTTTTTTTCATGAGTCGAAATTTTTTGAAAATAGTGCATCGATGATGTTGCATCCTTTTTTGGTTGCGCATAGCTATGTGACTGCGCCAATCAATCGAGTGCTTATTTATTTTCGATCGATTGATGAGTTGCAACATAAAAATAGAATACTAGAGCAGGAAAAAGACGATGCGCTTGAACAGCTTGTTGTATTACAAGCGCAGGAAAAATTTTTGGTTGATACTGATGAGCTGAGTGCATTTAAAAATCGTTATGACTTTTCATATGCGATGCTATCACAAGTTTTGTTGAAAAACTTTTCAGAGCAGGAGCATTTTTTCTTGATTGAAGGAGGGAGCAATCAGGGTGTCGAAAAAAATATGGTTGCTATATATAAAAATAATTTAATTGGACGTGTAGAGGAAGTCTTTCCCACCTATAGTAAAGTGCTTTTGGTGACAGATCGTTCTTGTAAAGTTTCTGCATACTGTGGACAATCACATGCTCTGGGGATTTATGAAGGAAGCAATCAAAAACAGGTAGGCACAGTAACGCATGTGAGCCATTTATTATCCATACAAGAGGGCGATTTAGTGATATCAAGTGGCGATGGTCTCATTTTCCCGCAAGGGTTTGCGCTCGGCAGGATAACATATTGCCGCGTAAATGGGTTAGTATATGACGTGATTACGCAGCCGTTATGCGATATAACTTCTATTGGTTATTGCTATCTCATGAAAAAGGGAAGTGCATAA
- a CDS encoding tRNA-dihydrouridine synthase, with amino-acid sequence MSFWHERIKIGNLSVPRFIGGPLDGITDSPFRKLVRDYSKDELLYTEMRHVGCIANDKSGVKALKFEQLERPLNYQIAAADTTFLDKALDLILARGVDVIDLNVGCPAKNVIRSRSGSALMADPERLKVIVTAIRKKVSIPFTVKIRAGFKECNAVEIAKMLEGCGIDALAIHPRLQTQRFEGRPDYALVAEVKKAISIPVIVSGGIVNFKVAKMVHEQTGVDGFLIGRPIWARPWKLHELQQHALGNEFEIEKMQVLKYALKHLDELINYYGPHGLYIFRKHLPFYIRGLSDASSLRQELILSDCPNQVRQGLVAFFGA; translated from the coding sequence ATGAGTTTTTGGCATGAACGTATAAAGATTGGAAACCTTTCGGTTCCGCGATTCATTGGTGGACCGCTGGATGGAATCACCGATTCACCATTCAGAAAGCTGGTTCGTGACTATTCTAAAGATGAGCTTTTATACACAGAAATGCGCCATGTCGGGTGCATCGCCAATGATAAAAGTGGGGTCAAGGCTTTAAAATTTGAACAGCTTGAGCGGCCGCTTAATTATCAGATCGCGGCAGCGGATACCACATTTTTAGATAAAGCATTGGATTTGATTCTTGCGCGTGGGGTTGATGTAATTGATTTAAACGTGGGATGTCCGGCTAAAAATGTGATTAGATCCCGATCAGGGTCAGCTCTGATGGCAGATCCAGAGCGCCTAAAGGTTATTGTGACCGCCATACGAAAAAAGGTATCTATTCCATTTACGGTGAAAATTCGTGCTGGCTTTAAAGAATGTAATGCCGTAGAGATAGCAAAAATGCTTGAGGGCTGTGGAATTGATGCTCTAGCCATTCACCCACGACTGCAAACACAACGATTCGAAGGGCGCCCAGATTATGCGTTGGTTGCAGAGGTTAAAAAAGCGATTTCTATTCCCGTAATTGTTTCTGGTGGAATCGTTAACTTTAAAGTAGCAAAGATGGTGCATGAGCAGACTGGTGTGGATGGTTTTTTGATTGGCCGACCAATTTGGGCTCGCCCATGGAAGTTGCATGAGCTGCAGCAACATGCGCTGGGCAATGAATTTGAAATTGAAAAAATGCAGGTGCTTAAATATGCATTAAAGCATCTTGATGAATTGATTAATTACTATGGACCGCACGGTCTTTATATTTTCAGAAAGCATTTGCCGTTCTACATTCGAGGTCTTTCTGATGCATCGTCTCTTCGTCAGGAGTTGATTTTGTCTGATTGTCCGAATCAAGTGCGGCAAGGGTTGGTGGCGTTTTTTGGAGCGTAA